In Sphingomonas oryzagri, the genomic stretch GCCTTCTTCCTGCCCTTCTCGGTGCTGCTCGGCACGCTGATCACGCTGGCGTCGATGAACCAGAATTCGGAAGTCATCGCGATGAAGGCGGGCGGCGTCTCCGCCCACCAGATCCTGGCGCCGCTGATGCTGGCGAGCATCGGCATCGCCGCCCTCGCCTTCACCTTCAACGAGCGGATCGTCACGCGCGCCACCGCGACGCTCGATGCCTGGCAGGACGTCAATTACGGGCCGATCCCCAAGGGCAGCAACAGCAGCGGCAACGTGTGGGTGCGCGACGGCGACGACATCGTCCACGCGGCGCAAGTGACGGGCAAGGGAACGGCCGTGCGGCTGACCGGGGTCACCGTCTACGATCGCGACGGCGAGGAGCTGCACCGCATCTTTACCGCGCCATCGGCCGTCGCCAAGCCCGGCCCCAATGGCGGGATCGCGGGATGGACCGCGCCGAACGTCACCATGTTCGATGTCGTTTCGGGCACCGAGCTGAAGATGGCGCGCTACGATTTCGGCCAGCACATCACGCCCGACCAGTTCTCCCTGGCCGACGTGGTGGCCGAGGAGCGCTCGCTTTCCGACCTCGCGTCCGTCGTCAACGAACTGAAGATTGCCGGCCGGCCGACAGGGCCGCTGGAAACCGGCTGGTGGCACAAGATATCCGGCCCGCTCTCCTCGGTGCTGATGCCGCTGCTGGCGGGCGTCTCCGCCTTCGGCCTCGCGCGATCGGGCGCGCTCTTCCTGCGCATCGTGATCGGCATGGGGCTGGGCTTCGCCTATTTCGTGTCGGACAATTTCGCGGTCGCGATGGGCAATCTCGGCGCCTATCCGCCGTTCCTCGCGGCCTGGGCGCCCTTCCTGCTGTTCCTGCTGATCGGCGAGACGGTGCTGATCCGGACCGAGGAATAGCCTCCTTCCTTTGTAGGATTTCATCTGCCAGCATAAGCCGATGCGAGCGGTGCCGTTCCCTCCCCTTCCGCAAAGGACGGCGCTGTAGGGATGCCTTCTTTTGCACGTGACAGCTGTCAACTTTGTCAACTTCACGCCCCATTCGCGCCGCATTGCAGCGCCATGGGACGCTTGGGAGTTGGGGTCTTGGACACCGCACGAGGACGAGTAGCTCAGTGAACACCACCGCCATCCGCCGCAAGGGCTTCTGGGCGCAGTCGCACCATCTCGACCGGATGACCTTCCGCGAGCTGGTCGTCGCCTACCTGCAGTATCCGGCGATCATCCTGTATCTCGGCCTCGCCGCCGCCGGCATCGGAACCTGGTTCTACCAGCCCGCGCCGGTCGGCCGCACGCTGCTGGCGATCGCGGTGGCGGTGCTGCTCTTCCCGGTCGTGTGGTACGGCCTGCATCGCTGGGTGCTGCACTCGCGCTGGATGTGGAAGGTCAGCTGGCTCGCCGCCACCTGGAAGCGCATCCATTTCGATCATCATCAGGATCCGAACCACCTCGAGGTGCTGTTCGGCTCGCCGGGCAACGTGATCCCCACCGTGGCGATCGCGACGATCCCGGTGGGCTATGCCATCGGCGGCGTGGGCGGCGCGGCGGCGGCTTTCGCCACCGGCATGATCCAGACCTGCGTGAACGAATTCTTCCACTGCATCCAGCACCTGTCCTACCGGCCGAAGAACAAGTGGCTGGCGATGATCAAGCAGCGCCACATGGAGCATCACTTCCACGACGAGACCGGCAATTTCGGCATCACCAACTTCTGGTGGGATCATATCGGCGGCACCCATTATGCCGGCGCCTCGGCCCGCCCGAAGAGCGCGACCGTATTCAACCTCGGCTATGACGATGCGGCCGCCGACAAGCACCCGAAGGTCCGCGATCTGTCGGGCGGCGTGATCGCCACCGCCGATTTCCGCGCGCGCAACAAGAACAAGTGACGAAGAAATAACTTAAGCGCGCCCGCGCTTTCGCCTAAGGCGCGCCCATCATTTTATAAGGGGCAGGGCCATGGCGGGCGCGATCGAGATTTTTCACGTCAAGACGGTCGCGGACAAGAAGCGCTTCGTCGAAGTGCAGTTCGCGCTGAACAAGGCCGATCCGGCCTGGGTTCCGCCGCTCAAGATGGACGCGCTGGAGCTGCTGACGCCCGGCAAGAATCCGTGGTTCGAACATGGCCATATCGACCTGTTCATCGCGGTACGCGACGGCAGGGATGTGGGCCGCATCTCCGCCCATATCGATCACCTCTGGCTCGACATGCCGGCCGAACAGGGCGGCGGCCGCGACATCGGCAACTGGGGCCTGTTCGAGGCGGTGGACCAGGAGGTCGCCAACGTCCTGATCGATCACGCCGAGCAGTGGCTGCGCAAGGAAGGCATGACCAAGGCGGTCGGCCCGATCTCGATCTCGATATGGGACGAACCGGGCCTGCTGATCAAGGGCCACGATCACTCGCCCACGGTGATGATGGGTCACCACAACCCGAAGTACGAGGCGTGGATCGAGGCCGCAGGCTACGGCAAGGTGAAGGATCTCAACACCTACGAGCTGGACATCACCCAGCAGTTCCCGCCGCTGATCCAGCGCATCGTGTCGTCGGGCGAGCGCAACCCGCGCATCACCATCCGCAAGGTCGACAAGTCCAAGTTCAAGCAGGAGGCGGAGCTGATCCTCTCCATCCTGAACGATGCGTGGTCGGATAACTGGGGTTTCCTCCCGATCACCGACGCCGAGATCAACTATGTCGGCAAGAAGCTGAAGCCGATCGTCTTCAACGAGCTGATCCGCATCGCCGAGGTGGAGGGCGAGCCGGTCGCCTTCATGATGACCTGGCCCGATCTCAACGAGATGCAGAAGGACCTGAACGGCAATCTCTTCCCGTTCGGCGTCGTCAAGCTGCTGTGGCGCCTGAACGGCGGCTTCTCGGGCAAGCCCAAGGTGCGCACGATGCGCGTGCCGCTGATGGGCGTGAAGAAGAAGCTGCAGGCGACCCGCCTGGCCTCGCAGCTGGCCTTTATGATGATCGAATATATCCGCCGCGATTCGGTGGCCCTGTTCGGTGCCTCGCGCGGCGAGATCGGCTGGATCCTCGAAGACAATCAGGGGATGGTCTCGATCGCCGACGCGATCGACAGCCGCGTCAACAAGATCTACCGGATCTACGGCAAGGCGCTTTAGTCTGGTTCCGCGTCGCTGAACCGGTCCCGCACCGGCCGCGAAGCCAACATCGAACTATTTATCGAGGCTGTAGGCGGGGATCGTCGGGGCGATCGGATCGGTACGAACCTGCACCGCGATCGCCAGGGCGGCGACGAACAGCGCTCCGGCGATCAGCCACGCGCCCCGCCCCGGCGCCTCGATCCGTCCTAGCGGCCAGACGGCGACCGCCACCAGCAGCAGGAAGGCCAGCATCACCTGCGGCATCGGCCCGCCGATACCGAGGAAGGCGAGGTGCGCCAGCGGGATAAGCGGCGCCAAGACGATCGCAAGCGCCATGGCCGCGATGGCCCAGCTCCAGGGTTTGGCGAACATGGCATCGCCCCACGCGATCGGCACGGCCGCCAGCGCGAGCACCATCGCCGGCCACGCGAAGATCCACGCCGCCATCGGCGCCTTCGCCTGCATGATAACGGCGACAAGCAGGAGCAGGCCGATCCCGGCGATCCAGCCGCTCCAGCGCGGAATGCCTGCCGACGGCGCGAACCAGCCCGCGACCATGCCCGCCACGGCGGCGAAGAGGATCAACTCGTGCGATCCGCCCAAAGCCCAGCCGAGAATGGCCAGCACGACACCCGGCACGATGCCGAGCACGCGCCTGGGCCAGCGGCGCCATCCCAGCCAGCCGACCAGCGCGGCGAGGCTCGCCAGCAGCGCCTGCGCCTCCAGTCGTGGAAGGGCGGCGAGGCGGTCGTAATAATTGGGATGCGTGCTGCCCGAAACGAGGTTCAGCACCGTCAACAGCAGCAGGCCATGCGCCAGCAGCCAGATCAGCCCCAGCAGCCCCAGGCCAATGGCGGGCAGCGACAACAGCCGCGCCCTCGCGATGCCCGCGACCGCGCCGCCCAGCCCCGCCGCCGCGATCAGAAGGACGAGCCAACCGGTCCCGGCCGGATAGGCGATGATGCCGCGCCCGGCGACATCGAAGAACACCGCATCGGCCGCCTCGTCGGGCAATGCCTTGGCCGTGGCGAGCGCGGACGCGAGGTCGAGCACCTGATCGCCCATGTCCTGCAGCGAACGCGGATCGAGCCGATCGGCAGTGGCGCGCGGCGAATGATAATATTCCGGCCGGCCCATGATCGCGAAGTTGAACCCCGGCAGCCCCTTGTCGCGCGCGATCGTGAAATCGGTGCTGTTGGGCATCAGCCGATAGGCCATCACCGACATCGAGTTGGCGACCGGGTGGCGGACGTTCGCCGCCATCAGGCGGATCATGTCGCCATTGAGATCGCCCGTCTCGAACATCGTCGCGCGCCCGCCGGCGCCGCGCGCCTCCAGGTTGATCACGACGCCGACATGATCGGACAGACCATCACTCGGCCAGAAGGCGGAAGCACCCGACAGGCCGATTTCCTCGCCGTCGGTCAGCACCACGACGATGTCACGCTCGGGCGTGCCCCGCGCCTTGATCGCGCGCAGGATCTCCAGAATCGAGGCGACGCCGACACTGTCGTCCCCGCCGCCCGGCGAACCCCACACCGTGTCCATATGCGCCATCAGCGCGACGGCGGGCTTCAACCGGTCGCGACCGGGCAGGATGCCGATCAGATCGACGATCTCGCTGGCGGGGCTGGCCTTCGGGTTCCAGCCATGCAGCTTTTGAAAGTCCTTGGGGTCGATCATGTAGCGCCGCTCTTCGGTCTGCAGGCCAAGGCCGTGCAGCCGATCGGCGAGCAGTTCGCGGACACGCAGGATGTCGGCGCTGGACGCGGGATGCGGGCGCTGCGCGATCGCGCGGACATCGCCCATCGCCCGGTCCGCCGAAAATTCCGTCGGGGGCGCGGTCGCGGGCACGACGGAGGGCGGGTTCGCGGCGCGCACGCCGATCCACAGCGCGAGGACGATCGCCACCGCCAGCGCAAGGGCGCGCGACCAGCGACTCCAGCCCTGCCGGGCGCCCGGCTCCACGGCGGTCAGCGCAATTCTACCCAGGTCGGCGCATGGTCGGAGGCCTTTTCCTGCCCCCGCACCGCCTTGTCGACATTCGCATCCACCAGCCTGTCCGCCGCCTGCGGGCTGAGCAGAAGGTGATCGATGCGGAAGCCGGCATCGCGCTGCCAGGCACCGGCCTGATAATCCCAGAAGGTGTAGAGCTTCTCCGGCTCGGGATGGAGGGCGCGGATCGCATCGGTCCAACCCTGGAACAGCAATGCGCG encodes the following:
- a CDS encoding N-acetyltransferase yields the protein MAGAIEIFHVKTVADKKRFVEVQFALNKADPAWVPPLKMDALELLTPGKNPWFEHGHIDLFIAVRDGRDVGRISAHIDHLWLDMPAEQGGGRDIGNWGLFEAVDQEVANVLIDHAEQWLRKEGMTKAVGPISISIWDEPGLLIKGHDHSPTVMMGHHNPKYEAWIEAAGYGKVKDLNTYELDITQQFPPLIQRIVSSGERNPRITIRKVDKSKFKQEAELILSILNDAWSDNWGFLPITDAEINYVGKKLKPIVFNELIRIAEVEGEPVAFMMTWPDLNEMQKDLNGNLFPFGVVKLLWRLNGGFSGKPKVRTMRVPLMGVKKKLQATRLASQLAFMMIEYIRRDSVALFGASRGEIGWILEDNQGMVSIADAIDSRVNKIYRIYGKAL
- a CDS encoding M28 family peptidase, giving the protein MEPGARQGWSRWSRALALAVAIVLALWIGVRAANPPSVVPATAPPTEFSADRAMGDVRAIAQRPHPASSADILRVRELLADRLHGLGLQTEERRYMIDPKDFQKLHGWNPKASPASEIVDLIGILPGRDRLKPAVALMAHMDTVWGSPGGGDDSVGVASILEILRAIKARGTPERDIVVVLTDGEEIGLSGASAFWPSDGLSDHVGVVINLEARGAGGRATMFETGDLNGDMIRLMAANVRHPVANSMSVMAYRLMPNSTDFTIARDKGLPGFNFAIMGRPEYYHSPRATADRLDPRSLQDMGDQVLDLASALATAKALPDEAADAVFFDVAGRGIIAYPAGTGWLVLLIAAAGLGGAVAGIARARLLSLPAIGLGLLGLIWLLAHGLLLLTVLNLVSGSTHPNYYDRLAALPRLEAQALLASLAALVGWLGWRRWPRRVLGIVPGVVLAILGWALGGSHELILFAAVAGMVAGWFAPSAGIPRWSGWIAGIGLLLLVAVIMQAKAPMAAWIFAWPAMVLALAAVPIAWGDAMFAKPWSWAIAAMALAIVLAPLIPLAHLAFLGIGGPMPQVMLAFLLLVAVAVWPLGRIEAPGRGAWLIAGALFVAALAIAVQVRTDPIAPTIPAYSLDK
- a CDS encoding sterol desaturase family protein, which codes for MNTTAIRRKGFWAQSHHLDRMTFRELVVAYLQYPAIILYLGLAAAGIGTWFYQPAPVGRTLLAIAVAVLLFPVVWYGLHRWVLHSRWMWKVSWLAATWKRIHFDHHQDPNHLEVLFGSPGNVIPTVAIATIPVGYAIGGVGGAAAAFATGMIQTCVNEFFHCIQHLSYRPKNKWLAMIKQRHMEHHFHDETGNFGITNFWWDHIGGTHYAGASARPKSATVFNLGYDDAAADKHPKVRDLSGGVIATADFRARNKNK
- the lptG gene encoding LPS export ABC transporter permease LptG — protein: MRLAPEFQFFPSRTLFLYMARTFLTRTAAVLVALVAIMQTLDLLGESGDILAVAGNGEAQLWHYVALRLPQIVAFFLPFSVLLGTLITLASMNQNSEVIAMKAGGVSAHQILAPLMLASIGIAALAFTFNERIVTRATATLDAWQDVNYGPIPKGSNSSGNVWVRDGDDIVHAAQVTGKGTAVRLTGVTVYDRDGEELHRIFTAPSAVAKPGPNGGIAGWTAPNVTMFDVVSGTELKMARYDFGQHITPDQFSLADVVAEERSLSDLASVVNELKIAGRPTGPLETGWWHKISGPLSSVLMPLLAGVSAFGLARSGALFLRIVIGMGLGFAYFVSDNFAVAMGNLGAYPPFLAAWAPFLLFLLIGETVLIRTEE